A region from the Schistocerca serialis cubense isolate TAMUIC-IGC-003099 chromosome 1, iqSchSeri2.2, whole genome shotgun sequence genome encodes:
- the LOC126464348 gene encoding uncharacterized protein LOC126464348: MPYRCCVTGCKGNCPKGPKVQVFSFPKEEKLLEKWKWAIPRENLTISKTTKVCEQHFHPHEIITTSQDIRRNGDVPRTLARPSLLSTAVPSVFPNCPHYLSKPSSYRIGPEVKRQKLEEQNIQAAVQDSLKEREIYLKAQSIASLCELKAKLSMLTLCDFWSIITKPTSVLFANIETVPYPVIKYSVLVSEGLDVSVFVLNKQRNKIGLNGDKVLIRVSSIVELGNLLDCVEKADMQINDPNNIEQILSYVCDILQALNLSEYE, from the exons ATGCCGTACAGATGTTGTGTGACCGGGTGCAAAGGCAATTGCCCGAAGGGACCGAAAGTGCAAGTTTTTTCATTTCCAAAggaagaaaaattattagaaaagtgGAAATGGGCTATCCCAAGGGAAAATTTAACAATCAGCAAAACAACAAAG GTGTGTGAACAGCATTTTCACCCTCATGAAATTATAACAACATCTCAAGATATCAGAAGAAATGGAGACGTTCCTCGCACACTTGCAAGACCAAGTTTGCTTTCAACAGCAGTTCCTTCTGTTTTTCCAAACTGCCCTCACTATTTGAGCAAACCTTCAAGCTACAGAATTGGCCCTGAGGTAAAGAGACAGAAACTTGAAGAGCAAAATATTCAGGCAGCTGTTCAGGATAGTCTGAAGGAAAGGGAAATATATTTAAAAGCTCAGTCCATTGCATCACTGTGTGAGTTAAAGGCAAAACTGTCAATGTTAACGCTATGTGATTTCTGGAGTATCATTACAAAACCTACATCTGTATTGTTTGCAAACATTGAGACAGTTCCTTATCCTGTAATAAAATATTCTGTTCTTGTTAGTGAAGGCCTTGATGTATCAGTATTTGTCCTGAACAAGCAAAGAAACAAAATAGGACTAAATGGGGACAAGGTTTTAATAAGGGTTTCAAGCATTGTTGAATTAGGTAATCTGTTAGACTGTGTGGAAAAAGCTGACATGCAGATTAATGATCCAAATAATATTGAACAAATTTTGAGTTATGTATGTGACATTCTGCAGGCACTTAATTTATCTGAGTATGAATAG